The Mesorhizobium loti genome includes a region encoding these proteins:
- a CDS encoding DoxX family protein, giving the protein MSSQITQSPWQTAALLIARLIFAGVFLMAVTFKFMGMEATAGYIAAAGFPFPLFLAWCAAILEVALVLCFLTGAFFTQAALVAAAYVLFLALAFHGPSHWAGNQAEFGFFIDHFSFLAGLLFAAVQGPGRVLSLNLGWPGRA; this is encoded by the coding sequence ATGTCGTCGCAAATCACTCAATCGCCGTGGCAGACCGCGGCCCTTCTCATCGCCCGGCTGATCTTCGCCGGCGTCTTCCTGATGGCCGTGACCTTCAAATTCATGGGCATGGAGGCGACCGCCGGCTACATCGCCGCCGCCGGCTTTCCGTTTCCGCTGTTCCTGGCCTGGTGCGCGGCGATCCTGGAAGTCGCTTTGGTGTTGTGCTTCCTGACCGGCGCCTTCTTCACCCAGGCGGCCCTGGTCGCCGCCGCCTATGTGTTGTTCCTCGCCCTTGCCTTCCACGGACCCAGCCACTGGGCCGGCAACCAGGCCGAGTTCGGCTTCTTCATCGACCATTTTTCCTTCCTGGCCGGACTGCTGTTCGCGGCAGTGCAAGGTCCAGGCAGAGTGCTTTCGCTCAATTTGGGATGGCCGGGCAGGGCGTGA
- a CDS encoding FkbM family methyltransferase, with translation MILEAIRSARDLGFEILTNGKRTVTVRNITLSLDGVSRRMRYVMARGYEDQDAALASRFLNRHDKVLEAGSAIGFMALNCMIDIGIEDYCMVEANPHLETSMRENFRLNGISLPVLKTVAVGPSDGYISFGISQNFWSSSALRRDNEAERLTVPMLSIPTIVSDLPFRPNVLIMDIEGAETSIPPNHFELFEKLIVEFHPKLTGRAEALELERNITRRGFTEFGRAGGTIAFIKA, from the coding sequence ATGATCTTAGAAGCCATCCGGAGCGCTCGCGATCTTGGCTTTGAAATTCTTACCAACGGCAAAAGAACGGTAACAGTCCGGAACATCACCTTGTCTTTGGACGGCGTCTCCCGCCGCATGCGATACGTGATGGCCAGAGGCTACGAGGATCAAGACGCGGCTCTCGCTTCGCGCTTTCTGAACCGCCATGACAAGGTTCTTGAGGCTGGCAGCGCGATCGGCTTCATGGCGCTGAACTGTATGATCGACATCGGCATCGAAGACTATTGCATGGTTGAGGCGAACCCTCACCTTGAGACCTCCATGAGGGAGAATTTTCGCCTCAACGGGATCAGCTTGCCCGTTCTCAAGACTGTCGCTGTAGGTCCGTCCGATGGCTATATCAGCTTCGGTATCAGCCAGAATTTCTGGTCGTCCAGCGCGTTGCGTCGAGACAACGAAGCCGAACGGCTCACGGTACCTATGCTCTCAATCCCGACAATCGTTTCAGACCTTCCGTTCAGGCCAAATGTCTTGATCATGGATATCGAAGGCGCCGAAACGAGCATTCCGCCGAACCATTTTGAGCTATTTGAAAAGCTGATTGTAGAGTTTCACCCTAAATTGACCGGCCGTGCCGAAGCGCTGGAGTTGGAGCGGAACATAACCAGGCGCGGATTTACAGAGTTTGGCCGAGCCGGAGGAACAATCGCGTTTATAAAAGCGTGA